A stretch of DNA from Leucobacter luti:
AGATCTAGCGGAACTCATCGACCGCTGTCCCCGCGGCTGCACACACCAGGACGACGCGCCTGATTGCGAGCTCGACGCCGCGATCGCGGATGGCAGGTTGGACGACATGGGTGCGCTGCGCGTCGAGTCATTGCGACGGCTCCTGAAGTAGCAGCTGGCCGGGGCGCTCCCGCAGCGCCCGGCTCGCAACGGCCCACGACGGGTCGCTAGGCTGGGTTCATGACTGAACGCGTGATTCTCGAGCCCGGACAGCCCGCCCCCGACTTCGCACTCCTCGATCAAGACGGAGTCACCCGCACACTCTCAGAGTTCCGCGGCGAACAGGTGATTCTGTTTGTGTATCCCCAGGCGATGACCCCCGCGTGCACGAAAGAGGCGTGTGAGTTCCAGGAGTCCACCACCCCGCTCGCGGCCGCCGGCTACCGCGTGCTCGGACTCTCCCGCGATTCGGTCGAGCGCCTGCGACGTTTCGCAGACCGTGACCAGCTGGACTATCCGCTTCTGAGCGACCCTGACACCGCGGTGCACGTGGCGTACGGCGCATACGGGGAGAAAAACAGTTACGGCCGCATCGTCGAGGGCGTGATCCGCTCCACATTCATCATTGATGCCGAAGGCCGGATCAGCCACGCGCTCTACAACGTCAAGGCCACCGGACACGTCGCCCGGGTGCTGAAGCTGGTCGGGGTGAGCGCAGGCTAAGCCCGCGCTGCTGCCCAAGGAACTGCTGCCCTAGGACTCGAGCGCCTCTGGCGCGTCTGGGCGCGCCAGAATGGCAGCAACGAACCCGGCGAAGGCAAGCACCAGCAGTTCAAGCCCGAGCGCGGTTTCCGGGCCGATGAGCCCCTGCAGAATTCCCGTTGCGGCGGCGAAAAGCAGCACGTGGATCGTGATCGATGAACCGCGTACCCACCCCCGCCGTCCCTTCCAGGCACCCCAGGCGGTGAGCGCGATCCAGCCCCAGAAGAG
This window harbors:
- the bcp gene encoding thioredoxin-dependent thiol peroxidase → MTERVILEPGQPAPDFALLDQDGVTRTLSEFRGEQVILFVYPQAMTPACTKEACEFQESTTPLAAAGYRVLGLSRDSVERLRRFADRDQLDYPLLSDPDTAVHVAYGAYGEKNSYGRIVEGVIRSTFIIDAEGRISHALYNVKATGHVARVLKLVGVSAG